The proteins below are encoded in one region of Candidatus Eisenbacteria bacterium:
- a CDS encoding branched-chain amino acid ABC transporter permease, with product MQILVNTLYAAALIILVAIGAQIVYSATRFFHFAHGAILPLAAYLTYSFSRLLGFPLAVSALLAIVLTGVVGAILELILFNPIRRRGASGLIMLLVSLGLYTVIINVLAAIFGDTILSFRTWPVQEGYSIWGARVTGLQITTLCIGFVGIVVTRLILHGTSIGIRIRALANDQSLARVVGIATRSTYSITMAWASCIGGIAGVLTAADLGATPHMGMRPLMYAVVAMIVGGNTLGGIVAGSLLLAGASQLSVVVLSARWQDAIVFLILIVFLCARPQGFVGKPLKRIAV from the coding sequence ATGCAGATTCTAGTTAATACCCTCTATGCCGCTGCCCTTATCATCTTAGTGGCTATCGGGGCACAGATCGTCTACAGCGCAACTCGTTTCTTTCATTTTGCGCACGGAGCGATTCTCCCACTCGCAGCGTATCTGACATATTCTTTTTCTAGACTCCTAGGCTTCCCCCTTGCTGTATCGGCGCTGCTGGCCATTGTCCTGACTGGAGTCGTTGGAGCCATTTTGGAACTCATCTTATTCAACCCAATCCGCCGGCGTGGCGCAAGTGGGCTTATAATGCTCTTGGTGTCACTTGGTCTCTACACAGTCATCATTAATGTTCTGGCCGCAATCTTTGGGGACACTATTTTAAGCTTTCGCACCTGGCCTGTGCAAGAAGGGTACTCGATTTGGGGAGCCCGTGTGACTGGATTGCAAATCACGACTCTATGTATCGGTTTCGTTGGGATTGTTGTGACTCGGCTTATTCTCCACGGCACGTCAATCGGTATACGGATACGTGCCTTAGCAAACGATCAGTCACTCGCACGCGTGGTGGGCATTGCCACGCGCTCTACATACTCTATCACAATGGCGTGGGCATCATGTATCGGTGGAATTGCAGGAGTTCTTACGGCTGCAGATTTGGGTGCTACTCCTCACATGGGCATGCGGCCCTTAATGTACGCTGTTGTAGCGATGATTGTCGGAGGAAACACCCTTGGCGGCATCGTAGCTGGCTCACTCCTGCTTGCTGGAGCTTCCCAGCTCTCGGTTGTGGTATTATCTGCCCGCTGGCAGGACGCAATCGTTTTTCTAATTCTTATTGTGTTCCTTTGTGCGAGACCTCAGGGGTTCGTAGGCAAACCACTCAAAAGGATCGCGGTCTAA
- a CDS encoding branched-chain amino acid ABC transporter permease: MDYFLHILVIMTVYTTLAVSLDLLAGHTGLLSIAHAAFYGIGAYCSAILAVSFGLGFMLSTVCGILMAALVSFVVSFPSLRLHDDYFVIATFGFQFILFSIFNNWMGVTRGPLGIPGIPEPVIFSWKVDSHIEFLAFGSAFAALAIIVANRLSSSPFGRVLRTIREDEVLARSLGKNTLYFKVAVFAVSAALAASAGCLYAHYITYIDPTSFSMMESILVISMVIIGGAGSKWGPVIGAVVLVILPEALRFIGMPSSVAANMRQVFYGALFVIMMMFRPRGLVGKYGFER, encoded by the coding sequence ATGGACTACTTTCTCCACATTCTCGTCATAATGACGGTTTATACAACTCTGGCAGTATCGCTGGATTTGCTGGCCGGCCATACCGGCCTGCTCTCCATCGCTCACGCAGCATTCTATGGAATTGGAGCATATTGTTCAGCAATCCTTGCAGTGAGCTTCGGTTTGGGGTTTATGCTGAGCACCGTGTGCGGAATACTGATGGCTGCACTAGTGTCTTTCGTGGTTTCATTTCCGTCTTTGCGGTTGCACGACGATTATTTCGTCATTGCCACGTTCGGATTTCAGTTTATTCTTTTCAGTATCTTTAACAACTGGATGGGCGTGACCCGAGGTCCGTTGGGCATCCCAGGAATTCCCGAGCCGGTCATCTTCAGCTGGAAAGTGGATTCACACATCGAGTTTCTCGCTTTCGGCTCGGCATTCGCAGCTCTTGCCATCATTGTTGCCAATAGGCTCTCATCCTCTCCCTTTGGCCGTGTCTTGCGCACCATTCGTGAGGACGAAGTGCTCGCAAGATCGCTTGGCAAGAACACGCTTTACTTCAAAGTGGCAGTGTTTGCTGTTAGCGCCGCCTTGGCCGCCTCGGCGGGATGCTTATATGCTCACTACATCACTTACATTGACCCGACAAGCTTTTCAATGATGGAATCCATTCTCGTGATCTCAATGGTGATCATCGGCGGTGCCGGTAGCAAATGGGGACCGGTCATTGGTGCTGTTGTGCTGGTGATCTTGCCAGAAGCGTTACGGTTCATTGGAATGCCGAGCAGCGTCGCTGCCAACATGCGCCAAGTCTTCTACGGTGCATTGTTCGTGATCATGATGATGTTTCGCCCGCGAGGATTGGTGGGCAAGTACGGCTTCGAGAGGTAG